In a single window of the Aminomonas paucivorans DSM 12260 genome:
- a CDS encoding D-alanine--D-alanine ligase family protein produces the protein MKVLVACGGDSPERAVSLRSGKAVAEALAVAGHQVFLEDLPTCLGVVEAARDRGADLVFVALHGGWGEDGRLQAVLEAHGIPYTGSGPESCMAAMDKELTRAVFLDRGLPVPPGKVYEREDAALPDLESLMAREGGHLALKPCCCGSTVGVSLVHRPEDLREARDLALKYDDRLVAERFIPGRELTVAVFEEGGRPRALPAIEIRPHEGFYDYRNKYTSGATEYLCPAPLEEALAARVGSLAEAAHRALGCRVYSRVDFRLSEEGEPFLLEVNTAPGMTGTSLVPKAGAAVGWSFPQVTDRIVRASLEVCRGRR, from the coding sequence ATGAAGGTCTTGGTGGCTTGCGGGGGGGACAGTCCGGAAAGGGCGGTGTCCCTGCGTTCCGGAAAGGCCGTGGCGGAAGCGTTGGCCGTGGCGGGGCACCAGGTCTTCCTGGAGGACCTTCCCACCTGTCTGGGGGTGGTGGAAGCCGCCCGGGATCGGGGGGCTGACCTGGTCTTCGTGGCCCTCCACGGAGGCTGGGGAGAAGACGGACGGCTTCAGGCGGTCCTGGAGGCTCATGGGATTCCCTACACCGGTTCGGGCCCCGAATCGTGCATGGCCGCCATGGACAAGGAGCTGACCCGGGCGGTGTTCCTCGACCGGGGATTGCCCGTTCCCCCGGGAAAGGTCTACGAGCGGGAGGACGCGGCCCTGCCGGACCTGGAATCCCTGATGGCCCGGGAGGGGGGGCATCTGGCCCTCAAGCCCTGCTGCTGCGGCAGCACCGTGGGGGTGAGCCTGGTGCACCGGCCGGAGGACCTCCGGGAGGCTCGAGATCTGGCCCTGAAATATGACGACCGCCTGGTGGCGGAGCGGTTCATCCCGGGACGAGAACTCACCGTGGCGGTCTTCGAGGAGGGGGGACGCCCCCGGGCCCTCCCGGCCATCGAGATCCGCCCCCACGAGGGGTTCTACGACTACCGGAACAAGTACACCAGCGGCGCCACGGAATACCTCTGCCCGGCCCCCCTGGAGGAGGCGCTGGCGGCTCGGGTGGGTTCGTTGGCGGAGGCAGCCCATCGGGCCCTGGGGTGCCGGGTCTACAGCCGGGTGGATTTCCGCCTCTCCGAGGAGGGGGAGCCGTTCCTGCTGGAGGTGAACACCGCCCCGGGGATGACCGGCACCAGCCTGGTCCCCAAGGCGGGAGCCGCGGTGGGCTGGAGCTTCCCTCAGGTCACGGACCGGATCGTCCGGGCCTCCTTGGAGGTCTGCCGGGGAAGGCGTTAG
- the greA gene encoding transcription elongation factor GreA — protein sequence MAVQRSAEEQVMMTREGYEKLKQELISLRGDGRSEIAAKLEEARAFGDLSENAEYHAAKEEQEKLESRILWLEYQLSKTRIVEVGDLDTSSVSLGTTVSLRDLDAQTQYTYTLVGSEEADPKTNRISSQSPVGKAILGKTVGEEVMVRVPKGVRHLKVLEIRIA from the coding sequence ATGGCTGTACAACGTTCAGCGGAAGAACAGGTCATGATGACTCGGGAGGGCTACGAAAAGCTCAAGCAGGAACTCATCTCCCTCCGGGGCGACGGCAGATCGGAGATCGCTGCCAAACTGGAGGAGGCACGGGCCTTCGGCGATCTGAGCGAGAACGCGGAGTACCACGCCGCCAAAGAGGAGCAGGAAAAGCTGGAGAGCCGGATCCTCTGGCTGGAGTACCAGCTCAGCAAGACGCGGATCGTGGAAGTGGGGGATCTGGACACCAGCTCCGTGAGCCTGGGCACCACCGTGAGCCTCCGGGATCTGGACGCCCAGACCCAATACACCTACACCCTGGTGGGTTCGGAAGAGGCGGACCCCAAGACGAACCGCATTTCCTCCCAGAGCCCCGTGGGGAAGGCCATCCTGGGGAAGACGGTGGGAGAAGAGGTCATGGTTCGGGTTCCCAAAGGAGTCCGGCACCTCAAGGTCCTGGAGATCCGCATCGCGTAG
- a CDS encoding LPS-assembly protein LptD, whose protein sequence is MLLCWAGAAAGEGQEPEKVRLNADRVEFDEASGSASASGNVKLTHKDFRLFSPYLEYDTEGQKVRATADPGGEVTLLAGGKRLAGKRLDYDLVTRQGTLQGPSGQVDKLYLRGKTIEFAPAERARLEGWGAKRTSQGAEEDMAARWSQVSVTTCDRAHPHYRLQAREVVVIPGDRVVVKSPKVYLGEHLLFTYPFDYVIRDKKSGQKDGTTFFPLVQYDGDKGLGLGLRGPLSWETGELDLGLLGWTNQDPEGWAYLTQQVASGINLFGRVDRLYDKDAKELLWRPQWGLETTASDWYTRLRWSERELVTQERRTGVTQRFSVWRSPELEIRSPWKRDPASGAYWRARASYGDYQDATGGSGSPWVTRRGASLELYGEAPRWGILSPFAHVLHWYYDYPDTDTFQRVTDAELGFRWKLGDVKLQTTYVRRWVDGASPMGWDAWESREDLYQEVSFLVAKASPDDLWSLTVRGGYDLLSSELGEMVYKLSYDRHCLVWELVARDDMRGNDDWFGLRLIVKAYPHAVAAFGTSELFEPGARPEDLPDGAKEGK, encoded by the coding sequence AGGACTTCCGCCTCTTCTCCCCCTATCTGGAGTATGACACGGAGGGGCAGAAGGTCCGGGCCACGGCGGACCCGGGGGGCGAGGTGACCCTCCTGGCGGGGGGCAAACGCCTGGCGGGCAAACGGCTGGATTACGACCTGGTCACCCGTCAGGGAACCCTTCAAGGCCCCAGCGGCCAAGTGGACAAGCTGTACCTGCGGGGAAAGACCATCGAGTTTGCCCCGGCGGAGCGGGCCCGCCTGGAAGGGTGGGGGGCGAAGCGGACCTCCCAGGGGGCGGAGGAGGACATGGCCGCCCGTTGGTCCCAGGTCTCCGTGACCACCTGCGACAGGGCCCATCCCCACTACCGCCTCCAGGCCCGGGAAGTGGTGGTGATCCCGGGGGATCGGGTGGTGGTGAAGAGCCCCAAGGTCTATCTGGGGGAACACCTCCTGTTCACCTATCCCTTCGACTACGTCATCCGGGACAAGAAGAGCGGGCAGAAGGACGGGACAACCTTCTTTCCTCTGGTGCAGTACGACGGGGACAAGGGCTTGGGCCTGGGGCTTCGCGGGCCCCTCTCCTGGGAAACAGGGGAGCTGGATCTGGGGCTCCTCGGCTGGACGAACCAGGACCCGGAGGGCTGGGCGTACCTGACCCAGCAGGTCGCCTCGGGGATCAACCTGTTCGGCCGGGTGGACCGACTCTACGACAAGGACGCAAAGGAGCTTCTCTGGCGGCCCCAGTGGGGTCTGGAGACGACCGCGTCGGACTGGTACACGCGGCTTCGCTGGTCCGAGAGGGAGCTGGTGACCCAGGAGCGTCGCACTGGGGTGACCCAGCGCTTTTCCGTCTGGCGCAGCCCGGAACTGGAGATCCGTAGTCCCTGGAAGCGCGATCCCGCTTCGGGGGCCTATTGGCGGGCTCGGGCGAGCTACGGGGACTACCAGGACGCCACGGGGGGCTCCGGCAGCCCCTGGGTGACCCGACGCGGGGCGTCCCTGGAACTCTACGGTGAGGCGCCCCGCTGGGGGATCTTGAGCCCCTTCGCCCACGTCCTGCACTGGTACTACGACTACCCGGACACGGACACCTTCCAGAGGGTCACCGACGCGGAGCTGGGCTTCCGGTGGAAGTTGGGGGACGTGAAGCTCCAGACCACCTACGTGAGACGGTGGGTGGACGGGGCGTCTCCCATGGGCTGGGATGCCTGGGAGAGTCGGGAGGACCTGTACCAGGAGGTCTCCTTCCTGGTGGCCAAGGCGTCTCCCGACGACCTGTGGAGCCTGACCGTCCGGGGAGGGTACGACCTCCTGTCCAGCGAGCTGGGAGAGATGGTCTACAAGCTCTCCTACGACCGGCACTGCCTGGTCTGGGAACTGGTGGCCCGCGACGACATGCGGGGAAACGACGACTGGTTCGGGCTTCGCCTGATCGTGAAGGCCTACCCCCATGCGGTGGCTGCCTTCGGGACCAGCGAGCTGTTCGAACCGGGAGCCAGGCCGGAGGATCTTCCGGACGGAGCGAAAGAAGGGAAATGA
- a CDS encoding ArsB/NhaD family transporter, giving the protein MDTTQWIALGVFVATYALIISERLHRLTAALAGLSGVLLLQLVEQSKAFSFIDFNTIGLLLGMMILVGVVKKTGLIELAAIRTIRMSGGKPWRLLVLLSVLTALISALLDNVTTILLIGPVALAVCESLDLDPIPFCISLTFASNLGGTATLIGDPPNILIGSAAGLSFNAFLLNLGPAVLLALGVTFGLLYLFYRKDLEPDESTAAALQRFRDSRQRVDPVLTPRVLAILGLVLGAFLLHRVLHLEAATIALAGATLALVLCPVNVEEMVAEVDWVTLLFFSALFMLVGTLEHLGLIEAAATLMVHQVGDSPKLLALLLVWGSGILSAVVDNVPYTAAVIPLVRDVAHLSGMDPTPLWWSLALGACFGGNGTLVGASANLVMAGLAEKGGISLRFGYFLKVGIPVTAATLLVSTVYVYLRYLI; this is encoded by the coding sequence ATGGATACAACGCAGTGGATTGCCCTGGGAGTCTTCGTCGCCACCTACGCCCTCATCATATCGGAGCGCCTTCATCGCCTCACCGCCGCCCTGGCGGGGCTTTCGGGGGTGCTGCTTCTCCAGCTAGTGGAGCAGAGCAAGGCCTTCTCCTTCATCGATTTCAACACCATCGGCCTGCTCCTGGGGATGATGATCCTGGTGGGGGTGGTCAAGAAGACCGGCCTCATTGAGCTGGCCGCGATCCGCACCATCCGGATGAGCGGAGGGAAACCCTGGCGGCTTCTGGTGCTCCTCTCGGTGCTTACGGCGCTCATCTCCGCCCTCCTGGACAACGTCACCACCATCCTCCTCATCGGTCCGGTGGCCCTGGCGGTCTGCGAGAGCCTGGACCTGGACCCCATCCCCTTCTGCATCTCCCTGACCTTCGCCTCCAACCTCGGCGGCACGGCGACCCTCATCGGAGACCCCCCCAACATCCTGATCGGATCCGCGGCAGGGCTGTCCTTCAACGCCTTCCTCCTGAACCTCGGCCCGGCGGTGCTGTTGGCCCTGGGGGTGACCTTCGGGCTTTTGTACCTCTTCTACCGCAAGGACCTGGAGCCCGACGAGAGCACCGCCGCCGCCCTGCAGCGGTTTCGGGACAGCCGCCAGAGGGTGGACCCGGTGCTGACCCCCCGGGTGCTGGCGATCCTGGGGCTGGTTCTGGGGGCCTTCCTGCTCCACCGGGTGCTGCACCTGGAGGCGGCCACCATCGCCCTGGCGGGAGCCACCCTGGCCCTGGTCCTTTGCCCGGTGAACGTGGAGGAGATGGTGGCGGAGGTGGACTGGGTGACCCTGCTCTTCTTCTCCGCCCTGTTCATGCTGGTGGGAACTCTGGAACATCTGGGGCTCATCGAGGCGGCGGCCACCCTCATGGTGCACCAGGTGGGGGACAGCCCCAAGCTGCTGGCCCTGTTGCTGGTGTGGGGGTCCGGCATCCTCTCCGCGGTGGTGGACAACGTGCCCTACACGGCGGCGGTGATCCCCCTGGTCCGGGACGTGGCGCACCTGTCCGGCATGGACCCCACGCCCCTCTGGTGGTCCCTGGCTCTGGGGGCCTGCTTCGGCGGCAACGGCACCCTGGTGGGGGCTTCGGCCAACCTGGTCATGGCGGGACTGGCGGAAAAGGGAGGCATCTCCCTGCGTTTCGGCTACTTCCTCAAGGTGGGGATCCCCGTCACCGCCGCCACGCTCCTGGTCTCCACGGTCTACGTCTACCTGCGCTACCTGATCTGA
- the proC gene encoding pyrroline-5-carboxylate reductase, which produces MKGRNELKVAVLGAGTIGGAVAEALAPHGPVVATRKRAEPNPRLEAAGVRLLGDNGEAAGWADLVVLAVKPRQVVPVLLEVGHACAGKPVVSFAAAISLEILQRSAPQARFFRAMTNTAARIGQAFTVFAPGRGMEEGDLRAAEGLFARLGDWQQVEETHLDVLTAMAGSGPAYIYTVLEALILGALRVGLPRDLALQAAAHTAIGAAHLLLESGEHPAELRDQVTTPGGVTIEGIYELEEGRVRTAFMKAVCAASAKATELAEAACLQAEECRVRSLQRVG; this is translated from the coding sequence ATGAAGGGAAGGAATGAGCTGAAGGTGGCGGTCCTGGGAGCGGGGACCATCGGGGGAGCCGTGGCGGAGGCCCTGGCGCCCCACGGGCCGGTGGTGGCCACCCGGAAGCGGGCGGAGCCCAACCCTCGGCTGGAGGCAGCGGGGGTGCGCCTCCTGGGGGACAATGGGGAGGCAGCGGGGTGGGCGGATCTGGTGGTCCTGGCGGTGAAGCCCCGGCAGGTGGTGCCGGTGCTCCTGGAGGTGGGGCATGCCTGCGCGGGCAAGCCCGTGGTCTCCTTCGCCGCGGCCATCTCCCTGGAGATCCTCCAACGATCTGCCCCGCAGGCCCGGTTCTTCCGTGCCATGACCAACACTGCCGCCCGGATCGGCCAAGCCTTCACGGTCTTCGCCCCGGGACGGGGGATGGAGGAGGGGGACCTTCGGGCGGCGGAAGGTCTCTTTGCCCGCCTGGGGGACTGGCAGCAGGTGGAGGAGACCCACCTGGACGTGCTCACCGCCATGGCAGGCAGCGGCCCCGCCTACATCTACACGGTGCTGGAAGCCCTCATCCTGGGAGCCCTGCGCGTGGGGCTGCCCCGGGACCTGGCCCTCCAGGCGGCGGCCCACACGGCCATCGGGGCGGCGCACCTGCTCCTGGAGTCGGGGGAGCACCCCGCGGAGCTGCGGGATCAGGTGACCACCCCGGGAGGGGTCACCATCGAGGGGATCTACGAGCTGGAGGAGGGGCGGGTCCGGACGGCTTTCATGAAGGCCGTCTGCGCGGCCTCCGCCAAGGCCACGGAGCTGGCGGAGGCCGCGTGCCTTCAGGCGGAGGAGTGTCGGGTCCGGTCCCTCCAGCGGGTGGGGTAG